In the Anolis sagrei isolate rAnoSag1 chromosome 1, rAnoSag1.mat, whole genome shotgun sequence genome, CTCCAGATGGAGCCCGGGCATAAAATGGCTTTAAATCTACAGTCTATAGCACTGGTATCATTTGGCTGAAACCAACGAGTTGAAGCTTTTCCATTTGCCTCCTTGTTCTATCTAGCCCAGGACAGCAAAGCCCAGACCAGATAATTGCTTTCCAAGTCTTTATTCTGCCACTGTTTCTTCTGGTTACACAGAGGCAAATAAACAGAAACACTACCAAATGGATTACAGTGTCAATGAAATCAAGGAGTAAGTACCATTTCGGCATCTTCTGCTTGCTtctgtttctcttccttctccctgttACAATAAGATAATGAAGTTAGGCAAGCAAACTTTGGTAAATACATAGAGATACTAATTTCAAAATTAAGCCTCCTTCTTACTGTTTGGCTTTTGCTTTTGCTTCCAATTTGTGCTGTCTTCTGTTTTCATTCTTCTTTACAAAGTAATCTTCCCTACaaaaagtataaaatataattaaaccaaACAATATAGAACCATGGTAGCCATCCCTAGCTGAACTATGAAGCAGGCTACCAACCACCAATCTCAAACATGGCTCCACTAGCAATTATTGTTGACAGAAGGCTATGTCCTCTTCTTACAGCTGACCATATTTCCCTTTAAAGCATGATTAGACCCATTTTCTCTGCACTGAATCCCCAAATTCTCAAACAGCAAACACTTGTTGCTCCTATTTGTTTTGAATCATGACTGATAGCAAAGGGCAGAAAACACTAGATTCTAGCATTTGATGTAGTGGACTATACAAAAGTGCATCTACAAAGATTGTTTCTATCATGAAATGTTCAAGAAAAAGACACTGCACCTGGTGAAAGGCTGTTGccaagacaaaaggaagagagcGTTAAGCAAGACTTCACACTCGTCCTATTAGCCATAGTCAGTCAGGAAATATCCTGTGCTGAACTCAGTGCTACTATACATTCATAACTGCACACTGGTTCCCATGTGGAGAAAGTGCAAGCAACAAGTTCTCTTTGTACATGTCCATAAGAACCATCTGCATAAGCTTAGCCTATTTAGAAGAATATTCTGGAATGCCCTTCTCTCCCATCTTCTAGATCACTGATAAgtgttttcttccatttttcctgTGACATACTAATCAGTCTTTGGAATACCAAGTAAGTTAAACTGGCATCTTTTCTACATTTGATACCTAGTAACTAAATcctgtaagattttttttcacaaacTTTGTTGATATAATACCTGAAATATAACTTGTGGAAAAATAAATGGGAATGGGGACAAGAGGTCAGAATGTAACTGAAATCTACATTCATTCACGTATGTAATGGACATTACTTTGGTTCAATCTCCATTTCTCAAAGTGATGCTTGCCGTAGAGATATTGCAAGGACCAAATGGGACACATGCATTGTCTTCATGGAAGAATAAAAACCTATGAAGTGTATGGAAGGAAACCTATCTAGTAATGTACAGGTGTTTGATGTACCAAATGATGAAAAAAACACCCACCCTACCGTACTTTTTATTTAGTCCTTATCAAAGCACTACCAATTCAGATGTTTAACTAAAGTCACACTCACTTGGAAGCAATAAACAGCTCTGTGTCTTTGTACTTCTGGTTTGGAGTCTCGACAAATGCCTTGGCAGATTCAACAGTATCAAATACTACAAATACGGATCCCTGGATAAAGAAAAGTGTTTAATTATCTCAGTGGAATTGTTCTTTCCAATAAATTAAAGCTGGCAAAGGTCTGTTTAAAAGAGTTACCTTGAATGTTTTCTGAATTGTCTTTCTCATCTGAATATTTTCTACTTTGGCTTTTGAATCTATCCATTCTTTGATATCATCTAGAGTTGTATCTACTGGAAAGCCTTTCTGGAAAAAAAGCATTTAGATAATTTGTATACTTAGTATCGTACAAATACCACCATCACACCAACAAAatcatcattttattattttgggcTGTTAGCAATTTAAGATGGTATACCGCTACTGAAATGCCCACTGAACATTATTACTGTAAGGTAAAGAGACCAATACTCACAGGTACCAAGAAAAGTGTTTCAAGTACTTAGGCCCGGTCATTAAAAATTCAATTTTAATATTATGCAAaataacattataaaaataattttcatactgtatttttaaaatcttggaaTTTCCTGAAAATGTATTTGGGCTCTTTGCTGTATCACAACTTGTTCAGCATCATCAGTTGTATCCTACAAGGAGCTGGACAATTTTCTGGAAGGACAGGGAAATGCATTTCCATTCACAAGGCAGTAAATGACATGCATAATCTTTGGTAACACACAATAAGTGAAAAATGGCACTATCATAACATTTTAATTTTCAAGTGCCCCTGTAGACACAATGTTTGAAACATGCTGCAATAGAATTTCATTTTCACTTACAATATACACAGATCTGTTTTTAACTGCATTCCTGTATTGCTCTGTTACTTCAGGCTGCGGTTTGTTTGGAGACCTTCGAATTTTAGTCTTTTCTTCACTAACTTCTATAAGCCCagtctttgatttttttaatgccgCCACTATTACATCAAAGTCTTTTGTAAGGCGATTTAACCTACAAAGGAAAGTAGCAAAGAGAACACAGCATGCTTGGTTGAAAGTATtatcagaattaaatataaacacagaATGAAGCTTAGACTTAGAACCCACCCCCTATTTAAAATGCTGAGCTTAGAGAAGATAAACatcagtttcctcctttctgtagcCACCCGTTTACTGAAAATGTGGCAGTTATTCTCTCCCGCTATAGTCTTTCTGTCCTGTCCTATTTTTGTTCATGAGCCTTAACTTCAGAAGTTTGGGAAGGAGTAGCCAGTTTATTAGGAAAACAAAAAGTTTCACTTCTATTTCTATGGACTTCCTTAAAGATCTATGCATTGAATCAAAGCCCTCCTCTTATAGCCATTCCCTAAAATAAACAATTTAGGAACAAAGAAATGTGCCCTTGAGGATCAAGCTTGTAAATATGACCCATCAGTCATTCCAGTAGATAAATATTTAAGATAGGCAAATATGGATATTTTACTTTCTATCCCATGGAGAGACACTGTACTTCCAAACAATGAAAAGTTCTTGTATCTGGTAAGTTCTGAGTATATAAACCATAGTATTCTCACTTAGGAAAAATTGTGCTGTGTATTTTGGTACCCTACAACAGTGGAATCAGACATTGCTTCCCGTGCTTTCTACCCCATGTGGCAACAATGGCCTGCTCATTCCAGAGGGTTCTGTAGTCCTTTAAAAGGGGTTTCTAGTTTGTAGAGAGACCCATCGTTCTGAAGGAATGACTAATGTTCACCAGACATATCCTAACCTTAGTGTGCACACAGGCataaaaaaaggcaaaaaaagatAGCCTTGGTTCCCACAATTATTTCCTTAAGCAAATGTCATTTCTGAAGGAGGACGACCACAGGGACTGCATACATGGTCTGTGCCCCTAGGGTAGCATACATCTACTGCTTGCTACTGCATTCAATTGGAACACATGTTTTCTAAACAAAAAATATTCACATTTTTATGGCAGAGTTAAAAATAAATCcacttttaaatgtatattttgtttttgtttttcttccaacAAAGTCATGAGCGCACAATTTGGGCTTTAGATTTACCTGTTGAATTTGATTAGTGTTTCTAAAGTCACCCAGCCATCATCCAGTTTGATCTGCTCCTGAAGAAATTTGTCTCGTGGTAAATTGTAATCGCCAAAGTAGTACTATAATGGAAATCaaagtaatataaataatagaacCACAATGACAACATCCCGTTTCTTTACTTGCCATTTTCCATCCCTTTAATGAATGAAATCATTTCTTAGTCTTTTATCTGCATTTAAAGTACATGTACAAATAAAAACCAgtgtttttgcaaatatttttaaatattgtaagTAACATATTTTAAGGCATATGGTTTAGGTTGAGGTCTGGTAAATTACCAGCAAACATGGCAATACCAACACTGTCAACAAGATTTTAATTGGTCTGTACCCAGCATGCTCTTTCCACCCACAGATAGATCTTTTCTGCAAGCCCACATATTCATCATGCAAAATCGCTGGAGGAGGAGAGGGGCTTGAAAATAGgcatatacagtcagccctctacattCATTGGTGTTAGGGGCACTGttttaatcaaattcatgaataatcaaatctgcaaatgcagAAGGGCAACTGTATAACAAAAGAAAGGTGTTTGTTGATGATCTCAAGAGTTTGGGGCAATGTTGTAGGAAATCCACTACAAATACTGTAGAACTATAGCTATATTAGGTTTACAAATGAGACCACTCTTCTCTAACCTAGCACTCTACAGACTTGTTGGACTACAAATACTATAATTTCCAGAGAGTACAGGCATGCTAGTTGAGGCTTACAGTCCAATATGTAAAATGAAGGTACAGGCTCCCATACGCATTCTATGTAATGTTGTGCTTTCCAGGAATATTCATACCTCAATTTGCTGGCACACCTTCATTTCTAAATCAGACATGGTTTCACTGTCTCCATTTTCAGCCATTTTCATAATCTGTAATCAAGAGTACAATTTATCAATACTGGAAATGGAAATGGTTATAACCACTTTCAAAACATTGGTTCCATCACTGAATTGTGGAACACTAGTCTTTTAGAAGTGTAGATGTTTAGAAACATTATATCCACTATTCCAATGTGTGTAACCATTCAACCCCATAAaagaggaaaaaggggaaggtGGCTCAGTACCTATAGGCCCACTCTAGATGAAACTAAATTTTCCAAGACTCTGCAAAGTTTGCCCCAAACTAAATACTGTATATCTAAATATGTGTCAATTTGACTTGTTCTAATTTTGGAAATAGCACAGAATCAAAAACCAAGCAAAGGCAACTCAGAAGTCAGCCAGTATTTGGGTATCCATCTGCAAAACTGGGGCTCAATGCACTTATAAGGAAGTCAACTAGGTAAGAACATAGATCTCCTACCATCTGAAATAAGGAAGTGCAACCAATGATGAAAAGATTTTCTTAACAGATAAAGATCTTGTTTGGTGAACAGGTGGTGAAaccacaacagcagcaacagaacTTATTTATGGATCATTATTGATAGAAATGAAATTGATAATACCAAAGAAGGATAGGCACCTCCCCCTCGTTTCTCGCCCGAGAAACACTTTTCAAGAACATAAGTAGAGAATGCAGGTGTTTGGCTGCAATTTCCATCACCCTAGAAAATGGTGAATGGTGAAAGATGATAGGGATCCATTTCAGAATAATTGAGAGGGCCATGTATTTCCTGTTTCTGATCGAGAACCTCTCTAGTTCACATGCTAGTATGAAGATTGTCCACATGTAATGCAAGGGAATGATCAAACATAATCATTTGAAATGTGTCATCCATTTATCACCTGAAGACCAGGGACCCTTTCACACAACACAATTGTAAtgccatgattccactttaacagctatgcaagcatcctatggaaacctggggTTTTTAGTTAAGGAAGGGGTACTAAAATTCTCAGTGAGAGCTCCAGAGCAGTGTAATTCAAAGTAAAGGTTCCTTGACTACTGCAGTATCCTAAGCTATTGGCTACCAGTTTCTGAAAAActccagagcaaaaaaaaaacaaacaaaaaccctcaATGGGTATGTTCCAGTCTCTGGCCCATGGGAGGGGTTATTTGTCCCCCACATAAAACAGtctcaaaagcattgctttatagagcctccaaactaaacatcccaGGATCCCAAAGGAAACAGCTATGGCTAGAAGAGTAGAACCATGCTGTTATAATTCTGCACAGAGTAATTAAAatatgtgtataaggtgcatgtgaaacataaatgaattcattTTTAGCCTTGGATCCTATCACCAGGATATATCACCATGTATATGCAAGTACAGTTagcctccaagttacaaacaagataggctcatgaaaatgaacaaaatctggccaccagtattaaaaatctctaaaaccaggacagtaaataaagagcaacactaacaTAAACtgaggaatttcagacaagaaacaatcagggccagctgaaacctcccaacaaaggatccagccaggctttgaagctgcaaggccattcgatgcgaAACAAGGTGGACAAcagcaacattaacacttgccttcaacagacaagagttctttctcccacctggacatcccacagatatataaacatcacttgcctagtttccaatatatctcacaacctctgaggatgcttgccataaatgtgggcgaaatgccaggagagaatgcccctggaacatggacatacagcacagaaaactcacagcaatccagtgattctggacatgaaagccttcatcaaaGCATTCTGTAGGTTTGTCATTAAGTTGAATTGTATGCAAgccagaacaggcacatttttaagtgtaacaccaGCCATATGGATAACCCTAGCTATCCaactaatatctatctatctatataaataaataaaaatgtataaataaaagtGCACATATATATGTTGGATAGCATAGGGTTAACACCCCtatcacttcactttctgtccctgtgataattagatgttggaaaatttggcttgttgtggaaacaaggattggggatacaAGCTTCAGAGAAGACCCCTTTACCCCATGATAATTTCAGAGTTAATTTCCTTTCCAAggtgtagatttctctcccttcctgttgtctaacCCCCGTTCTTGACTGTGAGTCGTTTCTAACTCGGATGCCTGTcatttggggactgcttgtattccAAAATCAGATCTATGGAACACTTCAGGTAAAGGATAGTGACAGAGAAGGATATATTGTgctgccgagcacaattcaaagtgctggctttagcctataaagctttaAATGGTTCTGTTCCAGCTTACCTGACTGAATGTATCTCtacctaggagtttaagatcatctggggaggacgtgctctcagccctgccttctttgcaggcacaactggcggggacgagacaggaccttctcattggtggcccctcaactgtggaactccctcccaagggatattagatcggcccctccaCCCCTGAAATTCTACAGAAAAGTTAAAGTGTGGCTTTTTGGACAAGCCTTTGGGAACATAGTGCAATAAACACGGAACTATGTGAAATCGAATACTGGAATGGcatagtcagtggttctcaacctggggtccccagatgtttttcgccttcaactcccagaaatcctaacagctggtaaactggctgggatttctggaagttgtaggccaaaaacatctggagaccccaggttgagaaccactggcgtagATGATGTTTTTGGACAACGAGGCTAATAGTCaaggtagtggttttatatgtttttaatgtatgcattttatcattctgttttaaatgtttattgtaatttttacattgctTTAATGACATTAAATAGcggcctatgttgtaaagccgctttcagtcacctttgggttcgagAAAGGAGGGACAGAAATATTGTAAGTAAATATTAATAGATATATTAATAgattactgttggcattgaatgtctaatacaatataaatgggttcctgaatgaggtgcatacaacaaaaataccactatATAAGATAAACAATAATCAAGCTCAAcacacagttatataaacatGCTACACTGTTTAACTTCACAGTGACAATAAACAATATCATGCAATTTTTTTGGtacagtcgtatcttcttatGAGTAGCTTGTAGATGAACCGTGTTGCAACTATGGTATTTAATGGATATGTTCAACAAATATTGTTGTAATAAGAAGGGTGAAGACTTAACTAATTTCTTTGAGTACATTTCAGTATAAGATGTTCTATATGTATACAACTGTAGCAAAATATTGATTCGTGTATTAATTTCAGTCCACCAGAAGGTGGCCTGAAGTAGGCCGAACCCGGTCTTGGACGGTTCATCTACAAGCTACTCATAAGAAGCATGTTTATATAATTGTGTGTTGAGCTTGATTATTGTTTATCTTATatagtggcattgaatgtctgccattgtgtattttgttgtgagtccctttggggagatatggCGGCCTATaaatattatttcatttcatttcaaggAAGCACTAGCCATCCAACTGAGTCATACAGCTCTGAGAGCCTGCCTTCAGGTGGACTTATTTATGGTGACCTCACAGGGTTTGCTTAGGCAGGGATGGAATAGTCAGAGGTGGCTTTGCAGTCCCTCCTTCCCCTGGTTTTTtgataaaataatggaaaggcTGCCATGATGTTCgcactcgtgtgtgtgtgtgtgtgtgtgtgtgtgtgtgtgagagagagagagagagaggattccTTCCACGTGTTCGGCGCGTGCAAACCAATCCCTGCCCTTGAGAAGCCCTGCCTCGGAGCCACACTAGAGACCTGTTCGATTAATATGAAGGGGAGACAGTGAAGAAGGAAGCCCAGGGCGTTCAGCCTTCCCCACTTTCCCGCCGCCGGGATTCCTGCGTGGATAGGCTCTCGCTGCCCCTCTAGGCCCCGCCGCCCCTTGTTCCCACGCGGAAAGGCCCTCCACAACCCCACAGGCCCCAACGGAAGGCGAGAGGCCTGCCcgccctttcccccctccctccaataCGGGCCCGGGTTGCCAGGCAACGCACCCACCTTCtctgaaggagagggaaggaaacgcCACGCGCCGCCGTTGTTGCTCCTGCTCTCTTCCGGCGCCTCTGAGGCCTCTAGGCCGCTTCCACTCTCAGGACGGCCCCTCGGTCACCCAGCAGCCACTGCGGCACGCCCCACCCCCTTCCTGTCTCTGCCGGaggaggaatgaatgaatgagtgctCTGCAGCACCACGTACTTACTTAGGccatccctcgttgtccgaggaggatagtcttccaggatcagtgttctggtgagtctggaggtgactgtggagccctattcttgacctgcatcttctcccgcagtgagggcattggtttccaggtggaaggaggtctcggtcggggttggcttgacgcgccttcctcttggcacgcttctctctttcgccctccattcgtgcctcttcaaattctgcagcactgctggtcacagctgacctccagctggagcgctcaagggccagggcttcccagtcctcagtgtctatgccagagttgttaaggttattattattattattattattattattttgcgtacttctaccccgcccttctcaacccccgaggggggactcagggcggcttacaaaaggcaccattcgatgccaacacaacaataaaataacatatatagacgacagttataaacaattaaaacaatcaattatacatcactatcaataaaaccggtctagtgctcaacgttcgccagctcagagtctgtaaattcattccaca is a window encoding:
- the SSB gene encoding lupus La protein, producing the protein MKMAENGDSETMSDLEMKVCQQIEYYFGDYNLPRDKFLQEQIKLDDGWVTLETLIKFNRLNRLTKDFDVIVAALKKSKTGLIEVSEEKTKIRRSPNKPQPEVTEQYRNAVKNRSVYIKGFPVDTTLDDIKEWIDSKAKVENIQMRKTIQKTFKGSVFVVFDTVESAKAFVETPNQKYKDTELFIASKEDYFVKKNENRRQHKLEAKAKAKQEKEEKQKQAEDAEMKSLQEAQGYLLKFFGDLEDQTCREDLHSVFSDHGEIKWISFVRGAKEGVILFKSNAKEILDKAKEANDGSLQLRGKDVTWEVIEGDGAREALKKIMDEQQELLNRRQGKGRKVKYNKGSQGAQDKKVKFQGKKTKFESEDEEEAEGNNTKGPASPKKRPLADVTPEDPAPKQIKTENGDEDME